The following coding sequences are from one Paraburkholderia caballeronis window:
- a CDS encoding alpha/beta fold hydrolase, whose protein sequence is MPTLMIQGGADLCDEPASSEGQQSCFTGGYRRIVLDDAGHFPPREAPPREAPDAVADAVIAHLR, encoded by the coding sequence GTGCCGACGCTGATGATCCAGGGCGGCGCGGATCTGTGTGACGAACCCGCTTCGTCGGAAGGGCAGCAGTCGTGCTTCACCGGCGGTTATCGGCGCATTGTGCTCGACGATGCCGGACACTTTCCGCCGCGCGAAGCTCCGCCGCGCGAAGCGCCCGATGCAGTCGCGGATGCAGTGATCGCGCATCTACGTTGA